In Malus sylvestris chromosome 2, drMalSylv7.2, whole genome shotgun sequence, the genomic stretch TTCCAACAAGTGAAGGATatgttgagttttttccaacgaccttgaaaACCTTGACTACTTCTGGCGTCTTTTCCAAGCCTAGCGCAAAACGCTTCCGTAATTCTACTCCACATTTCTCTCAactccatctcattacccgtaatcgggtcATGAGTAATTTGAACCCAGCATTCACACAATGTAACATCTTCGATGAGTTTCCACGTAGCCatttttttaacacaaaaagtatatgaaagttttggtagaaagtgttgaaaatattgaaatgtggtgtaaggtggaagatgaatggttaggtatttataggaaaaaataaaaaaagttttaaatttgtttatgtatttttaacaatttttattattttttattacgtaaattaatctggaccgttagatttgaatctttttcaaatccaacaaccCAGGAGAAGCCACATGGCCAATGGTCATAATTCTGACCGTTGTgcctttttttttgggaaaaatgtggaccgttgatctgtaGATCGGACGACCCAGATCACGCCACATCACTAGTCGTTggttttcaaattcaaattttttttaccattggaaatccaatggtctagaaaactagccgttggaaatccaatagCTCAGAATGAGCCATGTGGCTTCTCCATTTGGACCCTTAGTGCGCCTACGCATGCGGGCGCCACTGCCAGATCTTGGCAAGGACGTGCGCCCACTTGCAAGTGTTTCCCACACGCCTagtgcaaaaaaaattaaaacggcATGTGACGTCACTCTAGCATCAGCATGACATCACATAGGTTGGGCCTTGCCTCAGCACATTCTAGGCCGGCCTATAGGCCAGCTTAGGCTAGGTGCCAGCTTATTAGGCTGAGCTGGAAGGAATTGGCTGGGTGCCAGGCCAAAAAGGGAGCTGTGAACCAGCCTAAAAACTAGGGCTGGACTTGCTCTAACTTAGTGGGAGCCATCTGCAAATTATTTGTACTCACTTTGAGAGGAGAGTGATAAATTTGAGGATGAGCATCTAAGCATCATCATTTTTGGTGAGCATCCAAGGGATtacattttttataaattattattattattattattattattattattattattattaaggagaTGGAATAGGGttctaaattattataataatcaAAGCGAGAGGAGTTTCGAACCAAAGACACATATGTAGAAACTCAACACTCTATTCACTAGGATATTGGAtcacatgcaaaaaaaaaaattctttctcCAATGAGATTTATACTCACAACATGGGCCTCACATGGCAAAATTCAAGCTTAACACATGGACAACTCAAATCGAATGACGTGGCGCACGTGTGCCATTGAACTTCAAATTGGCAATATGAAGAGTAGTCCAACTTACTTACTAAACAAATTGTACAATAGTTTTAACCAAAAATGTGAAATTGTTAGATTTACTGAACTTAGGAGTTAAATGTGTATATAattcattgttctaaaaatttccGCCTAGGCACTAAGCGGTTGGTCATCACCCTGATTATTCTATAACCgtttgaaaaacaagaaaaggcgCCTAAGTACGGTCTACACACGCTTAGATCGCGACTCttatttaaatagaaaatagataactttcattgtttgcattttattttttcaataaattgtaaaaaaacttgttaaatacttggatgaacactcattgAATGATTGTTTCTCACGTTTTCAATAtgttcaaatattttatatttatgtcgttttattttacaatttatgtatCCTTGAacaattgtatatttttttaaatatatagatggacaaatatttatatattatacaaTCATTGAATGATTGTTTCCCACGTTTTCAATATGATTGTACACAACATTACAAAGAAGCCTCCAAGCTCCAACTTATGTTTTTTAATCAGATGATTCTGTCTAAATTCTTAATAACATAGGAATTTTACAAAGGACCTCCAAGCTCCTACCTGCTGAATGCATATGTATTCCTCCAGAGAACCTCACATAGGAAATCGATAAGAAGGTTGATGGAGCTTCCTTCACGTCAGAAGCAAATCcgttcagtcaaagtttcagaCCGCTCGACATCGCAGTTCCAGTATTCACATTAGTTTTATAATAGTTTTACGACAACCAACCAAAATGCTAAAGAGCTAAACGTGATTCCGGTTGCTAAAGGAATTTTCCACCAAGTTGTTGCAgctttttaaactaaattccGACTAGACTGTACAAGAAGACTTGTTGCATGTCTTAAAAGGGAATGCAAATTTATGTGTTACTAAAATGGGAGGCATCAACCAAAAACCAATTGCCTCTTCACGCGTGGCATCACTCAAGCCAAACACAAAAATAGCCTGCCCTAATATTATGCAAGGTTTTAATTCCTACTGTGGGATTCACACGCTCAACAAAGCGATTTAAATAATgatgaaaaaggaaaacaacatGTAAATTAAACTTGCCGAGGTGGCGAGGTGCAATCTTCAACTGTTAGGTTTGCAGAAAAAACATGTCTACACCAACACCAACCAGAAAATGACAGTGGCTACGTGACAttgaagaatgatgagaaagcACGCCGCCGCATTCAAAGAACAGCAGTATGAGGAAAAATAACATCGAGGGACCGGGTTAACTCTTCCCATGCAGGCCGGCCAATCATATTCATGCCTGAGCACCATTCAAGGACCACTATGTCAACAACAACTGCCCTTGGATAGACCTATCTTTGCATAGTTTCACGGTTCTCTGCACAAATGAATCCCGCACATAAATAAGTCCCAGGAGATTGTCACGAATCTTAGTGAAAAATGGAGGGAAAGATGTATGAAGGGATAGAGTAGTTGAAATTGCAGTGTTAATATGACTGATAATAATATTGGTAAGGTGACTAAGGTCTAAATAGTCAAGGTGAAATTTCTGCAGATACATATTGCATAATCTACAAAAGCCTCAATAATGCCAATTCAAACTGAAGAAACCATAGTTGATTCAACTGAGTAATAAATAATAATGACAAGGAAGTCTGAAGTTCGATTTTCAGCTATATGAGTCTTGTTTTAGCTAACAGAGAGTCAAAGGTTGCTTAGCTAATAATGTTACGCTTCATGAATATGAAACACGTATGTCCAACTAACAAATCGATACATTAAAGATCATTTAGTAGGCTTTATTTCATCATACACCGAAATTATCTAATACAAGTATTGGATtacataatttataaatttccaTAGGTAGCTCAAGAATAGGCACTTGaacaacaaaattaaataagTGAGGCTACATACCTGACTTTGATTTGCAGAATGAGAACCAAAACGTACTCCAGAAGCTCATGTGATCACTTTCTCATCAATCTTTATGCAAGGAATGCCAGCTATCTTGGACCAGTCGTCCCCTCTTTTATTCCGATACCTTTTCTTCAGGGAAGGACACCGTTCAATGCTTagaaaagaaagagatattGGCAGCCCCTCTTCTGGAAGGAATTCAAGATTATCACAACAATGAATTTGTAGCCTCTTTAGAGAAGTAAGGTGCTGAAGTCCCTTCCCGTCAAAAGATTTAAGACTAGGTAGTCCATAGATGTAGAGATTTTCAAGAGTAGTAGGGAGCAGCTTTTCCTTCAGCAACGTCTGGAAGAGATCCTCGCTTCCCCTCCCACCAATTGAAAACTGTCGAAGAAAGCTTTCTTCCAATCTCCACTTTGCTGAAGGCTTGAGTTTATCACAATAACAGACTTCAAAGACTTCTAAATTGAGAGGCAAACCCTCTTCTGCAACTGACTCAAGGTTTGGAAGAGCGGATATTCTCAATTCCCGAAGGTCATTGAAGGCGTGAAGTTGTTTGGGCAATGACTTCAAATTTTTGCATCCGAAGACTGCAAGGGATTTGAGATGGCTGATTTCTCCTTCAACTGCTTCAAAGGAAAGAGATTCAAGATTCACACAGCTCCAGATTGAAAGATTCTTCAGTTGGGGAAAAAGGCCCAACGGGAAGGACGTTAGTGAATCACAGCTACAAGATATATTTAGAGTTTCAAGGTAGGCAAATTTCGGTATCATCTTCTTATGGGTTAGAAATTCTAATTTCCTGCAATTTGTTATTTCAAGTAATTTCAACATACTGGGTAGACCATCTCTCGGGAACGACAACAGGGATGGACACTCTTGTAAATGAAGTGTTGTCAATGTTGTGGGTAGCCTATCACTAGGAAACAACGTCAAGAATGGACAATTCCAAATACTCCAACTTTTGAAGATGATTGCTGTTGTGCACCATGTTATTGAGCAAACCCTCTAAATTGACAATATTTCCAATCTCAAGTTTCTGAAGTGAGGTCAGGAACTCTTTACCCAGTAATGATAACAGAAATGGGCACCCATCTAGAGTTAATTCTTCAAAAAATTGTTGCAACTCCACATTAAAGGTAGTGGTGGCCCTTTCATGTAAAACCCCACAGCCGGACACACATAGTTTTCTCAAGGAAGGAAGATGATTAGGCAAGTTTCCTCTCAGCTTGGGACACTTTTTTAAAACCAGCTCCTTGAGATGAGGAAAGACTGAACTCTGTCCTCCACTTGGTAGCCAGTCCTCCCACTCCGGCATCTCCATAAAGATCAACTTCTCCAGACTCTGGAATGGTTGAATTAGAGAAGATCCGTCGCCATAGAACTGAGGACCTACTGTTGCAAGAAAATTCATCCCCCCTATAAAGAGCCCTCTGAGAGCTGGCAGCTGCCCAAGTGATGGCAAGGACAGACAACTACATTGACTAAGACGCATGAATTGTACATGAGAGAATGACGAGTCTCCCAACCAACTGGGGAAGCGGTTTCTAACATAGAATTTGATGGTTAGTTTTTCCAAATTTATGGGCGGCTGGAGCTTGTCAAGTACATCTTTGTCATTGTGGTACTCCTTACAAATTCGGGCATCATCTCTCCACCCCAATGTTAACTCCTTGAGACCTTTCTTATCCTTCAAATTGGCCTGCAAAGCATCCTCAGCATCGACACCATCTTGTAGCTTCAAAATAGAAAGTTTTCCCTCAATATATGGAAGCTCCCCCAATTCTCTGATGCTTGACCCAGTAGATTTACCCACAACGAAAGTGGTCAATTTTCTCAGACTTTTTAATCTACCCATCCGCAATGGCATGTCCTTTATGTTAGTTCCACTAATATCAACATGTCGCAGATTAATCAACTTTTGCATATCTGCAGGCAATTCAATGAGAGAGGAACAGTGCGATAACAGTAAAGTCTGCAGATTGTAGAGAGTGCATATTCTATCAGGTAGCCTTCTGATTCCAGTGTGGGAGAGATTGATATAACGCAAACTTATGAGATTACCAATTGACTTCGGCAACTTAGTGACATTTTTATAACCTGACAATGATAACACCCGCAAACTTCTTATTGCTGGCAACAAATCTTGTGGAATCCTTTCACTGATAAAATTTTGCCGATGCCTATATGATTCCAAAGGTAGGAAGGTCCGCAAACACTTAGCTCTGTTTAATGACTCAAATTTCGGGGCAATATCAAATTCTTCTTTAATATAAGAAATATGACGAACTCGTTCAGGAACTTCCTTTGATTCCTCCGCTTCTAGTCTGTAGCAAATTTCTTTTGACACGAACATAGACAAATCATTAATGAGATCATGCATTCTGAAAACTGACGACTTAATTCCTGACCTTTGAAACAGGCATCGGGATAATAGCTCATCAAAATATTGCATAGCCACCTCTTCCATTCTTTTCCCATCTCCAGATTGAGGAATTAAACCTTCTGCCATCCAAAGTAAAGCCACATCTTCCTTTTTGAACTCGTAATCGCGTGGAAAGATTGAACAATAAGCAAAGCACTGCTTTAAATGAGTTGGGAGATAATGGTAGCTCAATCTAAGAGCCACGAGATTATCGTCGTGGATTAGCTGCAAGCTATTTAATATGCGGTTCCATTCGTTAACATCTGTACTGCATTGCAAGAGGCCACCTAGTGTTCTTGCAGCTGAAGGCATACCGAAGCACTTAAGTGCAAGTTGCTTACCTATTCCTTCCAATTCTGGATATGAATTGGGGTTTTCATTTCCAAATGCATGTTTTGCAAGTAACAACCAACAACATTCTTTTGACAGTTGTGGTAAGTGGTAAATAGATACGGTGTGCACGAGGGACGCCACAATTGTGCTCCTTGTTGTCACAATGACCCTACTTCCCCTTGCCCCATAAGTGAAAGGAGCTTGGAGAAAATTCCAATCATTATAGTTGCCATTCTGAAGGTCATCCAACACAAATAGAAACTTTTTCCCCCTTACTTGTTCCCTAAATTCTTCTTGAAGCAATATCATATCTAAATTTCCAACAGGTTTTGAAGCAATTGACTCGAAAAGGGTTTTTGTTACCCTAACAGGATCAAAATCTTGGGAAACACGTACCCAAGCTCTAACATCAAAATACTCTTTCACTCTGTTGTCATTGTAAAGGAGCTGAGCAAGGGTTGTCTTGCCAACACCGTCCATCCCAACTATGGGGATTACAGATATATCACCGCTACTTGCATCATCAGTTAGCAACAGTGTTTTCAACTTCTCTTTGTCTTCATCCCTGCCATAAATATCCTCAGCAGAGCGAGCTGTTGGAGTTCGTAGTGAAATATTCCCTCTAACAACACTTTCTTTCAAACCAAGGACATCTTTCTGTTTTGCAAGGTGATCTATTATCTCAAATGTCTTCTGCTCCAAATCAAAATTATAGGATCTCATCCAAAGATTGTTGTTCAATATGTGACTCCATTCCTTGTAACCTACTTTAAAACCTAAGAGACCCCCAAGTGCTTTTGCAGCTAAAGGAAGACCATTGCACTTGCTTGCAATTTGCTTACCAATTTCTTCCAAGTCTGGATGCACACGAGAATTTTCATTTCTAAATGCATGTTTTGCAAGTAACAACCAACAATCTTTATCTGACCAAGGTTTCATGTAGTGAATAGGAACAGTATGCACAATGGATGCGACATTTGCGTACCTTGTTGTCACTATGACCTTACTTCCCCTCGCCCCAAAAGTAAAAGGAGCCCGTACAAGATCCCAATCATTAGAGTTCTCATTCCAAAGGTCATCCAACACAAATAGAAACTTTTTCCCCCTCACTTGTTCGCTAAGTTCAACTTGAAGCAAGCTCATATCTAAAATCTCGCGAGGTTCTGAAGTAATTGACCCGAGAAGGTTTTTAGTTACCCTAACAGCATCAAAATCTTCAGAAACACAGGCCCAAGCTTTGACATCAAAatactcttttattttttcatcatTGTAAAGAAGCTCAGCAAGGGTTGTCTTGCCGACACCGCCCATCCCAACTATGGGGATTACAGATATATCACCGCTACTTGCATCATCAGATAGCAACAGTGTTTTCAACTCCTCTTTGTCTTCATCCCTACCAAAAATATCCTCGACAACAAAGGGAGTTGTTGGACTCTGTGACGAAACACTCCCTCTAACAGCACGTTCTTTCAAACTGAGAACATCTTTCTGTTTTGCAAGGAAATCTAATCTCTCATAAGTCTTTTGAATCCTACCATTCACTCCTCGATAAGAAGGACTAAGAGAATCAGAAAGAAAATTCCACACATGGGTTTTCTTAGTTTGGTATTCAGCTTCCACCTTGCGACGCAAACCTTCAGCATCAATCTCATCCACTAGGTCCTCTGCATCGAAGACTGCATGTCTAAGCTCTCTAAGCCACGCTCTCACAGTATAGTTCTCAATCTGCTTCTCCTCTGCATCATCAAGCACTGCATCAAGGGTCAAAAAAGACAGCTGCAGTTCCCCCAGGAGTGAATGATCAAGTTTTAGGCCACGGAACAAGTCCATGAACTCGGTAGAAGCAAGCTTGTTGCGGAGCCTCTGGATTGAAGCAGAGAGAAAGGCCTCTGCatccatttttctctcttctttctctttttcttttctggaaACTAGTGATTTGAAATTCTTGAATCACAGAAATTGAAGTAAGGAACTACTAGATCTTGTTTTGATCAATAATGCAGTGGTCCACACACGTTAAGTGTCAACAAAAGAAGCTGCTGTCTGTCAACATGGACATGGCAATTGTCAATGTTAATTACTCCTCACATTAAATGTTTTCAGGTGAGGTGGGAACATGAAGTTAATGGTATTAGATATTAGTTGTATAGTTTGTAATATAAAGAGCTCCTTCCGGAGCCAATGTAATCCaatgaaaaacaagaaaattgaCCCAGAAACCCATTATTTCTGAGATTAAGAACCGCAGGTTTAATCACTTGGATATGGAAATTTCCGAATATAAAGAGGAGCTTAACCAAGACGTAATTATTtgtgcaagttttttttttggtcgaatttGTGCAAGTTTTATTCTTGCAATTTTAGAAtacatcaaaacaatttttgttctttttcatgGTTTTCAGGGGTATCGACGACGTAAACTCTAATTAGGAGCGTCTTTTTGAGCAAAACATCAATTTTGATGTGTGAAAGATAAAATTGAGTGTTTGTGAAGTTATCGTCTCAACTTAATTACTTTCACAATTTAATAAACCAAGGTTAATTTTATCATAAAAAGTCTTGATATTAGTAGTGAAAGCATTCATTTGTACGTATAATATATTCTTGTTGAAAACTGTAAAACTAACTTTTCATTTCATCGATCAACCGAAATAAATATATCCATTTAGTGTTTTggcatatttatatttatggataAAATTTGTGTCAtacacttttatttttaatttgtacctattttcaatttgcaaccttttttttttctttgtcaaacgATTGATTTTATTAGATTAGGTGTTAAATTAGCCACTAACGAGGTTCAAATCCACACCATCATGTAAAGACTCaacatttttttaccattatGGTAAATGGCCACTTGCTTGCAACCAATGTTGTAAATTTGTGCTAATTTTCTTTCTAGTTTTTGTACCCGtatatttaatttcttttagtgcccatattttaaaacttttatttgtactcataattatttttaatttttaatttttgtcgataatttatttataatgtacccatttttcataaaaaaaaatgtactacTTTGTTATGTAAAATGTATCAATTTTTTTATGTGAAATTTACCCTTTTCTAAtgtaaaatattttcttttttttttactataatTTACCTGtagacattttttttaaataaaaaatctattTAGATTTCATAATATtcaaatttgagaaaaaaattaaaaatccatTGGACCTGTTTTCGTATAAAAAGTTAAGGAATTTCTGACTAACGATAATAAAGATCTTAAGAAAGAAGAATAGTCTCTTTGGAGTTCTTCGTGACCAAGCATATCACCTAGGATAATGGCAAAAATAAGGTAAGAAAATATAAGAGGCAAAGACATACGGATACGGATATAACGGGGAAATACTAGTCGTATATACTATGCCATGAATATTCACAATGACACGAGACCACGGAAATAGCATATTCCAAACAGAAACATCTACCACCTCACAACCTCTTGATTTTATTTGTTGGGTTGGGACCATTTTTGGGTCTCACTGCATTCATGGTCACCTTTTACGTCACAACAAAGCAAGCTCTGGACTAGACGAATCccatttcttcaattttcttttaaacccAATCTTACTAATGGTCTTTTAAGCCCaattatttctttttcaatcCCATTTATATTATGGATCATTATATGGGTACGGATACGAATTAGTGGACTGGAATCAAAGTTTCCCGAAGAAAAAATTACGATACTAATtatggagttttaacgaaatactcttagtactgttcatttttaataaaaaaaatcttatttttaccttttttggtactattcattacacatttatttgtcatttgtcattaaaactaaaatttttttgaacttttcgttagttctTTTTACCAAGTAGATGAAACCAAGATCTCATTCAAAACTCTAAAAACAATGGGACAGAGTAATTTGTGTATTTACAatctaatttaaaatttaaaaaactgaATAAACCAAAAGTGTAAAATAATAAACTTGTACTGCCATTAAATTACATACTCTCTTTACTAAAGACACAGGGGAAAACAACACAGGGATTGAAATTGAAAACTACATTTGCAAGCTTGATAAACTTGGACCGCCATTAtttgccaaaaaaaataaacttgGACTGCCATTAAATTACATAGTCCCTTTACTAAAGAAACAGGGAAAAACAACACAGggatagaaattgaaaattacatATCGACTAGCTTACAACCATAAAGTGCTGAATACAACCACTGCACCAATTCAAACTCAAAAATACGTAATGATTAAACTATCTTAACATTCCAGAAGACTAAAAACACCAAATATAGATGTCGTTATACCAGCAGGCTATCTGCACATTTGACCAAagtagaagagaaagaagatgaaAGGAAGCATTTTTGCTCGTCATcataaactatggtgtatgctcatcaTAAATCTAATCATTTATTACGTAGCATTTCACTTAGGtctagttaactttcacattaaatgttactttttcaattttgaaaaaaaattaatcaaggtTAGGTAAAAGGAAACATGATAGatgattaggtgtatggtgagcatacaccatagtttatggtCATGAGAAAAAATGCTCCAGATTACATCTTCCTAAGAAGTCAATTTTGAAAACATATTCTATCAGAGTCAATTGTAACTACTGTTCAAAATAAGaggtaaaaataaaagagagaaaaaggatattactaaataatacaaacagtaaaaaattagcttaattcaataaaaataattgaaaactaaataaatccaTACCTGAACAAACATCCATTATCAAACCTCCTCTTGATCTAATTAATAACTGCACCTGGGAGAGAGAATTTATCAAACATAGCcaaaaattaacttttaattttaaaaatgtcaATTTTTACACAACCTctcaaatacatccaaaatTCTATTTAAATAGATAAAAATACCTTCAAATTTAAtaaccaaataaattaaagactttttagctaaaatagtTCGTGAGATTGGTATAACTCCTTAGTCTGATCCTTAACAATGAAAATCGATAGTAGTAGTCCTTAAATTTGTCTATTCtgaatcattttagtcattccataaaaaatattttaatgctCTGTTAGTGTGACATGTGAATGAACTTTAAAACCTATTTCtttatatttaaaactaaaaagataatagtaagaaaaataaaacttataaaattaaaaattaaaaaagaagaagtcgTCACCTTCTTCATTTGGTGGGTAAATCCAAAAGACATGCCCAAATCAAAAACCCTAACCTACCTAAACCATCATTCTCTAGCAATCCAAATCCTCAACCTTTCGATCCAAATTTCCACACCCCTGAGATAAATTTAGTGTTATTTCTAAGATTATAGAGAATTGATGTGATTCGGAAAAAGTTTATGTGTTCATGAATTGGCGATGGAGCAGAGACTTGGGTCGTGGGAAGAAGAGAAGGCGTTGAAGGCATGATTAAAATTATGCTGCTCCCAATTTGCGGTAATCGCGACGGCGCTCAATGTCGGTGATGAGGGGGTCGAAGGGGATGAGATTATGGTGGTGGAGGGTAGAAGGAAACGTGAAGTTGGATAGCTTGAGGCGGCGGTGGTGGTAGAATTTGAAGATTTTGATTGGAAGGAAGC encodes the following:
- the LOC126611735 gene encoding putative disease resistance RPP13-like protein 1, whose product is MDAEAFLSASIQRLRNKLASTEFMDLFRGLKLDHSLLGELQLSFLTLDAVLDDAEEKQIENYTVRAWLRELRHAVFDAEDLVDEIDAEGLRRKVEAEYQTKKTHVWNFLSDSLSPSYRGVNGRIQKTYERLDFLAKQKDVLSLKERAVRGSVSSQSPTTPFVVEDIFGRDEDKEELKTLLLSDDASSGDISVIPIVGMGGVGKTTLAELLYNDEKIKEYFDVKAWACVSEDFDAVRVTKNLLGSITSEPREILDMSLLQVELSEQVRGKKFLFVLDDLWNENSNDWDLVRAPFTFGARGSKVIVTTRYANVASIVHTVPIHYMKPWSDKDCWLLLAKHAFRNENSRVHPDLEEIGKQIASKCNGLPLAAKALGGLLGFKVGYKEWSHILNNNLWMRSYNFDLEQKTFEIIDHLAKQKDVLGLKESVVRGNISLRTPTARSAEDIYGRDEDKEKLKTLLLTDDASSGDISVIPIVGMDGVGKTTLAQLLYNDNRVKEYFDVRAWVRVSQDFDPVRVTKTLFESIASKPVGNLDMILLQEEFREQVRGKKFLFVLDDLQNGNYNDWNFLQAPFTYGARGSRVIVTTRSTIVASLVHTVSIYHLPQLSKECCWLLLAKHAFGNENPNSYPELEGIGKQLALKCFGMPSAARTLGGLLQCSTDVNEWNRILNSLQLIHDDNLVALRLSYHYLPTHLKQCFAYCSIFPRDYEFKKEDVALLWMAEGLIPQSGDGKRMEEVAMQYFDELLSRCLFQRSGIKSSVFRMHDLINDLSMFVSKEICYRLEAEESKEVPERVRHISYIKEEFDIAPKFESLNRAKCLRTFLPLESYRHRQNFISERIPQDLLPAIRSLRVLSLSGYKNVTKLPKSIGNLISLRYINLSHTGIRRLPDRICTLYNLQTLLLSHCSSLIELPADMQKLINLRHVDISGTNIKDMPLRMGRLKSLRKLTTFVVGKSTGSSIRELGELPYIEGKLSILKLQDGVDAEDALQANLKDKKGLKELTLGWRDDARICKEYHNDKDVLDKLQPPINLEKLTIKFYVRNRFPSWLGDSSFSHVQFMRLSQCSCLSLPSLGQLPALRGLFIGGMNFLATVGPQFYGDGSSLIQPFQSLEKLIFMEMPEWEDWLPSGGQSSVFPHLKELVLKKCPKLRGNLPNHLPSLRKLCVSGCGVLHERATTTFNVELQQFFEELTLDGCPFLLSLLGKEFLTSLQKLEIGNIVNLEGLLNNMVHNSNHLQKLEYLELSILDVVS